In Zingiber officinale cultivar Zhangliang chromosome 3B, Zo_v1.1, whole genome shotgun sequence, a single window of DNA contains:
- the LOC121967622 gene encoding probable E3 ubiquitin-protein ligase ATL44 translates to MPPATRFLQSNSSFLPAAAPPEPLSVDSDVVVILAALLCALICVVGLALVARCACLRRSSPGFPAPPRKGLKKKALQALPKVSYTAAAVGGSLAECPICLAEFAEGDEIRILPHCGHGFHVSCVDTWLAAHSNCPSCRRVLVVASTGSAATPVHCRTCGVRSGDGADTSTAAVDVAASQEASRATELAGATRFLP, encoded by the coding sequence ATGCCTCCCGCCACTAGATTTCTGCAGTCCAACTCCAGCTTTCTACCGGCGGCCGCGCCGCCGGAGCCTCTCTCCGTGGACTCCGACGTGGTCGTCATCTTGGCGGCGCTCCTCTGTGCCCTCATCTGCGTGGTCGGCCTCGCCCTAGTCGCCCGCTGCGCCTGTCTCCGCCGCTCCTCGCCAGGATTCCCCGCGCCGCCGAGAAAGGGGCTCAAGAAGAAGGCCCTCCAGGCGCTGCCCAAGGTGTCGTACACCGCCGCCGCCGTGGGCGGCAGCCTCGCGGAGTGCCCCATCTGCCTCGCCGAGTTCGCGGAGGGCGACGAGATCCGCATCCTGCCGCACTGCGGCCACGGCTTCCACGTCAGCTGTGTCGACACGTGGCTCGCGGCTCACTCCAACTGCCCCTCCTGCCGCCGTGTGCTCGTGGTCGCCAGCACCGGCTCGGCAGCGACGCCGGTACATTGTCGAACATGCGGGGTGAGATCCGGCGACGGCGCCGACACCTCCACCGCTGCCGTCGATGTAGCGGCGTCGCAGGAAGCTTCAAGGGCTACAGAGCTAGCCGGCGCTACTAGGTTCCTCCCCTAA
- the LOC121967621 gene encoding transcription factor bHLH111-like, with the protein MEPRRTSREHELLGSHIIYSIVALSMHANIIMAHGAPLLSPSATAPTTSWWENIHTNPLRWPPQSPPSVRLRRSSSSYDESSVSNAAASHCTALSMDSSSGGEPADNHHMWNHLLLNGGEASNCQDDAENFVEVLSSKKLSADQFDPASCHGLMHPSSQLNFLGMQSNINNTDNRWSIAPPNSHLDHHLAPSMFSAYMQSDVSHVKHEFDRPVSPLFPNNELLLEKNTKRYQTIGRVESVLDHPWFSQRNLMDQMPFGGCLNKPDAMEFKTSEPYLKGSDLCGETKQGCQSSSMRGNGRCGGTAEGKRKRPEESSEKHFRKNKNNSQMIPSNKLQVPKAKVAEKISALQQHVSPFGKTDQASVLMETINCIRILQKQVQLLSDPYLKPSLNKERNCWGETERKEKAEARYDLRSKGLCLVPVSSIPQIHRESIRSDCWMPTLRGCFL; encoded by the exons ATGGAGCCCCGGCGAACGTCGAGAGAGCACGAATTGTTAGGAAGCCATATCATATATAGTATCGTTGCTTTGTCCATGCACGCTAATATCATCATGGCTCACGGAGCTCCCCTTCTCTCGCCGTCCGCCACGGCACCGACGACCTCTTGGTGGGAGAATATTCACACAAACCCTTTACGCTGGCCGCCTCAGTCGCCACCGTCGGTCCGTCTCCGCCGCTCGTCGTCGTCCTACGACGAGTCCTCGGTCTCCAACGCCGCCGCTAGCCACTGCACGGCCCTCAGCATGGACTCCTCCTCCGGCGGAGAGCCGGCTGACAACCACCACATGTGGAACCACCTCCTACT AAATGGTGGAGAGGCATCTAATTGCCAGGACGATGCAGAAAACTTTGTGGAAGTGTTGAGCTCCAAGAAGCTCTCAGCTGATCAATTTGACCCTGCTTCATGCCATGGCTTGATGCATCCATCCTCACAGCTCAACTTCTTGGGGATGCAATCGAACATCAATAATACTGATAACAGGTGGTCTATAGCTCCTCCAAACTCACACCTGGATCATCATCTTGCTCCTTCCATGTTCAGTGCTTACATGCAATCTGATGTTTCTCATGTCaaacatgagttcgatcgtcCAGTTTCACCACTGTTCCCTAacaatgagcttcttctagaaaaAAACACTAAAAG ATACCAGACTATTGGTCGTGTTGAATCTGTACTGGATCATCCTTGGTTTAGCCAAAGAAATTTGATGGATCAAATGCCATTTGGAGGATGCTTGAACAAGCCAGACGCCATGGAGTTCAAAACTTCAGAGCCTTATTTGAAAGGCTCAGATTTGTGTGGTGAAACTAAACAAGGATGCCAGAGTTCATCA ATGAGAGGGAATGGTAGGTGTGGTGGAACAGCTGAAGGGAAGAGGAAAAGACCTGAAGAAAGCTCAGAGAAGCACTTCAGGAAGAACAAGAATAATAGCCAAATGATCCCATCAAATAAG TTGCAGGTGCCTAAAGCGAAAGTGGCAGAAAAGATAAGTGCTCTCCAACAACATGTGTCACCATTTGGGAAG ACAGATCAAGCATCAGTGCTGATGGAGACCATCAATTGTATCAGAATCTTACAAAAGCAAGTACAG ttacTAAGTGACCCATACCTGAAACCTAGTCTGAACAAG GAACGCAATTGTTGGGGAGAAACTGAGAGGAAGGAGAAGGCAGAGGCAAGATATGATCTGAGGAGCAAAGGCCTTTGCTTGGTTCCTGTTTCTTCCATTCCTCAAATCCACAGAGAGAGCATTAGATCTGATTGCTGGATGCCGACTTTAAGAGGTTGTTTCTTGTAG